Proteins from one Tenrec ecaudatus isolate mTenEca1 chromosome 8, mTenEca1.hap1, whole genome shotgun sequence genomic window:
- the RHOB gene encoding rho-related GTP-binding protein RhoB, whose amino-acid sequence MAAIRKKLVVVGDGACGKTCLLIVFSKDEFPEVYVPTVFENYVADIEVDGKQVELALWDTAGQEDYDRLRPLSYPDTDVILMCFSVDSPDSLENIPEKWVPEVKHFCPNVPIILVANKKDLRSDEHVRTELARMKQEPVRTDDGRAMAVRIQAYDYLECSAKTKEGVREVFETATRAALQKRYGSQTGCINCCKVL is encoded by the coding sequence ATGGCGGCCATCCGCAAGAAGCTCGTGGTGGTGGGCGACGGCGCGTGCGGCAAGACGTGCCTGCTGATCGTGTTCAGTAAGGACGAGTTCCCCGAGGTGTACGTGCCCACGGTCTTCGAGAACTATGTGGCCGACATCGAGGTGGACGGCAAgcaggtggaactggccctgtgggacaCGGCGGGCCAGGAGGACTACGACCGCCTGCGGCCACTCTCCTACCCGGACACCGACGTGATCCTCATGTGCTTCTCGGTGGACAGCCCGGACTCGCTGGAGAACATCCCCGAGAAGTGGGTGCCCGAGGTGAAGCACTTCTGCCCCAACGTGCCCATCATCCTGGTGGCCAACAAGAAAGACCTCCGCAGCGACGAGCACGTCCGCACCGAGCTGGCGCGCATGAAGCAGGAACCCGTGCGCACGGATGACGGCCGCGCCATGGCCGTGCGCATCCAAGCCTACGACTACCTCGAGTGTTCGGCCAAGACCAAGGAGGGCGTGCGCGAGGTCTTCGAGACGGCCACGCGCGCCGCGCTGCAGAAGCGCTACGGCTCCCAGACCGGCTGCATCAACTGCTGCAAGGTGCTATGA